One stretch of Comamonas testosteroni DNA includes these proteins:
- a CDS encoding flagellin — MAMTINTNVVSINAQRNLGLSGNSLATSMQRLSSGLRVNSAKDDAAGLAIAERMSTQVRGLSVASRNANDGISLAQTAEGALGKVGDMLQRMRELSVQSGNATNSKSDREALQSELKQLSDEVDRVAKTTSFNGKKLLDGSFNGATFQVGANSGDNITVGALGNAKVASLGNSHYAEGAVANAAVTGAMMTGADVSITITGADGASSTATIGKMANAPSDQEALGAVIAAINSKTADTGVTAYITDDGKGFDLRGTIKEGGTYSAMTITASGGTSFPTSFTTGSTEKNPTTGISDLDISTQKGAWDALQKIDGAITSVNSARADLGAVQTRFDKATENIDIQSENITAARGRITDADFAKETANLSRTQILQQAGTAMVAQANQLPQQVLSLLR, encoded by the coding sequence ATGGCAATGACCATTAACACCAATGTTGTGTCCATCAATGCACAACGCAATCTGGGGCTGTCTGGCAACTCGCTGGCGACCTCCATGCAGCGCCTGTCTTCGGGTCTGCGTGTCAACAGCGCCAAGGACGATGCAGCCGGCCTGGCCATTGCCGAGCGCATGAGCACCCAGGTGCGCGGCCTGTCTGTTGCCTCTCGCAATGCGAATGACGGTATCTCTCTGGCCCAGACGGCAGAAGGTGCCTTGGGTAAGGTGGGTGACATGCTGCAACGCATGCGCGAACTGTCCGTGCAGTCCGGCAATGCCACCAACAGCAAGAGCGACCGCGAGGCACTGCAATCGGAACTCAAGCAACTGAGCGACGAAGTGGACCGCGTGGCCAAGACCACCAGCTTCAACGGCAAGAAGCTGTTGGACGGTAGCTTCAACGGTGCAACGTTCCAGGTTGGCGCCAATTCGGGCGACAACATCACCGTGGGCGCTCTGGGCAATGCTAAAGTGGCCTCGCTGGGTAATTCGCATTACGCAGAAGGTGCTGTTGCCAACGCGGCCGTTACTGGAGCCATGATGACTGGCGCAGATGTCAGCATCACCATTACTGGCGCGGATGGAGCCTCGTCCACGGCCACGATTGGTAAGATGGCTAACGCCCCCTCGGATCAGGAAGCTCTGGGTGCTGTCATTGCTGCCATCAACTCCAAGACAGCTGATACCGGCGTCACTGCCTACATCACAGATGATGGTAAGGGCTTTGACCTGCGCGGCACAATTAAGGAGGGCGGCACTTACTCCGCCATGACCATTACCGCCTCAGGCGGAACCAGCTTTCCAACATCTTTTACAACAGGTTCCACCGAAAAGAATCCGACTACCGGTATTTCGGATCTGGATATCTCGACCCAAAAAGGCGCCTGGGATGCGTTGCAGAAGATTGACGGTGCAATCACGAGTGTGAATTCTGCTCGTGCAGATTTGGGAGCGGTTCAGACCCGCTTCGATAAGGCCACCGAGAACATCGACATCCAGAGCGAGAACATCACTGCAGCCCGCGGCCGCATCACTGATGCCGACTTCGCCAAGGAAACCGCCAACCTGAGCCGCACGCAGATCCTGCAGCAGGCCGGCACGGCGATGGTGGCCCAGGCCAACCAACTGCCCCAGCAGGTTCTGAGCCTGCTGCGCTGA
- the fliD gene encoding flagellar filament capping protein FliD, translating to MAISSVGIGSGLNVSDIISKMVSLQKQPLAGLQVKQQTIQTQISTYAQIKSLSSTLADANAKLTRDSGWNSMTINSSNSAVSMTVSGITSAATYDVSVTQLARSQTSVSAPRTVDQKMGAEGTLSIQNTKTGVAVDVKYTSSDTLTTLAAKINENASGMQALVMRDGAGNEQLMLRSKATGGDAAFSVADSGSAVGNFSIPTNQGAQDALITINGVTQASSTDNFDNVLPGLKITVNQVTVDQATNVDKPARVSVTADKTATKKNIQDFVDAFNALNDLLTKTTKGMRDESGKQTSLADENDPSGLFQGDSATISLQSRLRSLLSGSASNASGDLKRLADIGIEYKDGSLKITKSEKLDKALDSPDALKSLFAAKSSSDGSGGGIAVGMKKFTDELLAYDGTLNSKTDALELRKKNNQKDQDKVTEGATTLEAKLTRQYSALDSQMSSISALSTYMQNQIAAWNKSS from the coding sequence ATGGCAATTTCCTCTGTGGGTATTGGCAGCGGTCTGAATGTTTCGGACATCATCAGCAAGATGGTGTCGTTGCAGAAGCAGCCTTTGGCAGGACTGCAGGTCAAGCAGCAGACCATCCAGACCCAGATTTCGACCTATGCTCAGATCAAGTCGCTGTCGAGCACGCTGGCCGATGCGAATGCCAAGCTCACGCGCGATAGCGGCTGGAATTCGATGACCATCAACTCCAGCAACTCCGCAGTGTCGATGACGGTATCGGGCATTACCAGCGCAGCGACGTATGACGTGTCGGTGACCCAGCTCGCGCGATCGCAGACATCGGTGAGCGCTCCACGTACTGTGGATCAGAAGATGGGGGCGGAAGGCACACTGAGCATCCAGAACACCAAGACTGGTGTAGCGGTGGACGTCAAGTACACCAGCAGCGACACGTTAACCACGCTGGCCGCGAAAATCAATGAGAACGCCTCGGGCATGCAAGCCCTGGTGATGCGCGATGGCGCGGGCAACGAGCAATTGATGCTGCGCTCCAAGGCAACAGGAGGAGATGCTGCATTCAGCGTAGCGGATAGCGGCTCGGCAGTGGGCAACTTCTCTATCCCTACCAACCAAGGGGCACAGGATGCTCTGATCACGATCAACGGCGTGACGCAAGCCTCCAGCACGGACAATTTCGACAATGTGTTGCCGGGCTTGAAGATCACGGTCAACCAGGTGACGGTCGATCAGGCGACCAATGTGGACAAGCCTGCGCGCGTCTCCGTAACGGCCGACAAGACCGCCACCAAGAAGAACATTCAGGACTTTGTAGACGCTTTCAATGCCTTGAATGACTTGCTGACCAAGACCACCAAGGGCATGCGGGACGAGAGCGGCAAACAGACATCCTTGGCCGACGAGAACGACCCGTCTGGACTGTTCCAGGGCGATTCGGCCACGATCAGTCTGCAAAGCAGACTGCGCTCCCTGCTTAGCGGCTCGGCCAGCAATGCTTCGGGCGATCTTAAGCGTCTTGCGGATATAGGCATCGAATACAAGGATGGCTCGCTGAAGATCACCAAGTCTGAAAAGCTGGACAAGGCCCTGGACTCGCCCGATGCCCTCAAATCGCTTTTCGCCGCCAAGTCCTCCAGCGATGGCTCGGGTGGCGGCATTGCCGTGGGCATGAAGAAATTCACAGACGAGTTGCTCGCCTATGATGGGACGCTGAACAGTAAGACGGATGCGCTGGAGCTGCGCAAGAAAAACAACCAGAAGGACCAGGATAAGGTAACCGAAGGGGCAACGACGCTGGAGGCCAAGCTGACGCGTCAATACTCGGCTTTGGACTCGCAGATGTCCTCCATTTCGGCGCTCAGTACCTATATGCAGAACCAGATTGCTGCCTGGAACAAGAGCAGCTGA
- a CDS encoding flagellin, which translates to MAMTINTNVVSINAQRNLGLSGNSLATSMQRLSSGLRVNSAKDDAAGLAIAERMSTQVRGLSVASRNANDGISLAQTAEGALGKVGDMLQRMRELTVQSGNATNSKSDREALQAELKQLSDEVDRVAKTTTFNGAKLLDGSFAGGVFQVGANSGDNITVGALGNAKVNALGSSHYAEATVSSSVTGAMMTGTDVTITIGGANGGTTDVKIDKMANAPTDAEALGRVIAAINSKTADTGVTAYMNDTGDGFDLRGTITEGGTYTALTLTAAGGTSVNLGTLSGAAEKTETGIEDLDISSQKGAWDALQKIDGAITSVNSARAELGAVQTRFEKSIENIDIQNENITAARGRIVDADFAKETANLSRTQILQQAGTAMVAQANQLPQQVLSLLK; encoded by the coding sequence ATGGCCATGACCATCAACACCAACGTTGTCTCGATCAACGCACAGCGCAACCTGGGTCTGTCAGGCAACTCACTGGCCACATCGATGCAACGCCTGTCCTCGGGCCTGCGTGTCAACAGCGCCAAGGACGATGCGGCTGGCCTGGCCATTGCCGAACGCATGAGCACCCAGGTCCGCGGTCTGTCCGTCGCATCGCGCAATGCCAATGATGGAATCTCGCTGGCCCAAACAGCCGAAGGGGCCTTGGGCAAGGTAGGAGACATGCTGCAGCGCATGCGAGAACTGACCGTGCAATCCGGTAATGCCACCAACAGCAAGAGTGATCGTGAGGCATTGCAGGCCGAACTCAAGCAGCTGAGCGACGAAGTGGATCGCGTGGCCAAGACCACTACGTTCAATGGTGCAAAGCTGCTGGACGGCAGCTTTGCTGGCGGCGTGTTTCAGGTGGGCGCCAACTCCGGCGACAACATTACGGTGGGCGCTCTGGGCAACGCAAAGGTGAACGCGCTGGGTAGCTCGCACTATGCGGAAGCTACAGTTAGCTCTTCGGTGACCGGAGCCATGATGACCGGCACGGACGTAACGATCACCATCGGTGGGGCCAACGGTGGTACGACGGACGTGAAGATTGACAAGATGGCGAATGCCCCTACAGATGCTGAGGCGCTGGGTCGTGTCATCGCGGCCATCAACTCCAAGACGGCCGACACGGGTGTGACCGCATACATGAATGACACGGGTGATGGCTTCGACCTGCGCGGAACCATTACAGAAGGCGGCACATATACAGCCCTCACACTGACGGCGGCAGGCGGAACGAGTGTCAATTTAGGCACCTTGTCAGGTGCAGCAGAGAAGACCGAGACGGGTATCGAGGATCTTGATATTTCATCTCAAAAGGGTGCCTGGGATGCTCTGCAAAAGATTGATGGAGCCATCACCTCCGTGAACTCTGCACGTGCCGAACTGGGTGCAGTCCAGACTCGTTTCGAGAAGTCAATCGAAAACATTGATATCCAGAACGAGAACATCACGGCCGCGCGTGGACGCATCGTAGATGCGGACTTTGCCAAGGAAACCGCCAACCTGAGTCGCACGCAGATTCTGCAGCAAGCCGGCACAGCCATGGTGGCCCAGGCCAATCAGTTGCCCCAGCAAGTGCTGAGCCTGCTGAAGTAA
- the fliS gene encoding flagellar export chaperone FliS, with protein MYTPSFSRAASAYRQVGAQSGVESASPHRLIQMLFEGLLQNLNAARGAIERGEVEVKGTQLGRAVRILEEGLKGSLNREQGGELAANLGALYDYCIQRLTHANLRNDVQAVEEVVSLVEPVAQGWQEIGSVPAAAAGQ; from the coding sequence ATGTATACCCCCTCTTTTTCCCGCGCTGCGAGCGCCTATCGCCAGGTAGGTGCTCAGTCTGGCGTGGAAAGCGCATCGCCACATCGCCTGATTCAGATGCTGTTTGAGGGGCTGTTGCAGAACCTGAATGCCGCACGCGGCGCAATTGAACGCGGCGAAGTAGAGGTCAAGGGCACTCAGCTGGGCCGTGCGGTGCGCATTCTGGAAGAAGGCCTCAAGGGCAGCCTCAATCGCGAACAGGGCGGAGAGCTTGCCGCCAACCTGGGCGCCTTGTACGACTATTGCATTCAGCGCCTGACTCACGCCAATTTGCGCAATGACGTGCAGGCCGTGGAAGAGGTGGTCTCGCTGGTGGAACCTGTCGCCCAAGGCTGGCAAGAAATCGGTTCCGTTCCTGCT